A stretch of Lathyrus oleraceus cultivar Zhongwan6 chromosome 6, CAAS_Psat_ZW6_1.0, whole genome shotgun sequence DNA encodes these proteins:
- the LOC127096979 gene encoding coatomer subunit alpha-2 encodes MLTKFETKSNRVKGLSFHPKRPWILASLHSGVIQLWDYRMGTLIDKFDEHDGPVRGVHFHNSQPLFVSGGDDYKIKVWNYKLHRCLFTLLGHLDYIRTVQFHHESPWIVSASDDQTIRIWNWQSRTCISVLTGHNHYVMCALFHPKDDLVVSASLDQTVRVWDIGSLKRKNASPADDILRLSQMNTDLFGGVDAVVKYVLEGHDRGVNWASFHPTLPLIVSAADDRQVKIWRMNDTKAWEVDTLRGHMNNVSCVMFHAKQDIIVSNSEDKSIRIWDATKRTGIQTFRREHDRFWILAAHPEMNLLAAGHDSGMIVFKLERERPAFTVSGDSLFYTKDRFLCFYEFSTQRDVQVLPFRRPGSLSLNQSPKTLSYSPTENAFLLCSDVDGGSYELYCISKDGYGRGDVQDAKKGHGGSAVFVARNRFAVLEKSTNQVLIKSLKNDIVKKSALPIATDAIFYAGTGNLLCRSEDRVVVFDLQQRIVLGDLQTPFIKYVVWSNDMEHVALLSKHAIIIASKKLVHQCTLHETIRVKSGAWDDNGVFIYTTLNHIKYCLPNGDNGIIKTLDVPIYITKVSGNIIFCLDRDGKSRVITIDATEYIFKLSLFKKKYDHVMNMIRNSQLCGQAMIAYLQQKGFPEVALHFVKDEKIRFNLALESGNIQIAVASATAIDEKDYWYRLGVEALRQGNAGIVEYAYQRTKNFERLSFLYLVTGNLEKLSKMLKIAEVKNDVMGQFHNALYMGDVRERVKVLENVGHLPLAYIAASVHGLQDVAERLATELGDNVPSLPEGKVPSLLIPPSPVMCGSDWPLLRVMRGMFDGVFDNTGRGVDEEEEYDAADGDWGEGLDIVDVDALQNGDVAEILEHGEVAEENDEEGGWDMEDLELGPEADTPKASIGTQSSVFIAPTPGMPVSHIWVQKSSLAAEHAAAGNFDTAMRLLNRQLGIRNFAPLKSIFLDLHTGSHSYLRAFSSAPIISLAVERGWTESSSTNVRGPPALPFKLSQLDEKLRAGYKFFTAGKFTEALKTFVNILHTIPLIVVESRREVDDVKELIIIVKEYVLGLQIELKRRETKDNPVRQQELAAYFTHCNLQAPHLRLALLNAMSVCYKAKNLATAANFARRLLETNPTIENQAKTARQVLAAAERNMTDATQLNYDFRNPFVTCGATYVPIYRGQKDVACPYCTSRFVPSQEGQLCAVCDISVIGADASGLLCSPSQVR; translated from the exons CCTCGCCAGTCTCCACAGCGGTGTCATCCAGTTATGGGATTACCGCATGGGAACCCTCATCGACAAATTCGACGAACACGATGGTCCCGTTCGCGGTGTTCATTTTCACAATTCTCAACCATTATTCGTCTCCGGAG GTGATGATTACAAGATCAAGGTTTGGAACTACAAACTGCATAGATGTTTGTTCACTCTTTTAGGTCATTTAGATTACATCCGCACCGTTCAATTTCATCATGAGAGTCCTTGGATTGTCAGTGCTAGTGATGATCAAACCATTCGCATCTGGAACTGGCAGTCACGGACCTGCATTTCTGTTTTGACTGGTCATAATCATTATGTTATGTGTGCGCTTTTCCATCCTAAGGACGATCTCGTTGTGTCCGCGTCGTTGGATCAGACTGTTCGCGTTTGGGATATCGGGTCTCTTAAGAGGAAGAATGCATCTCCTGCTGATGATATACTTAGGTTGAGTCAGATGAATACTGATCTTTTTGGTGGGGTTGATGCTGTTGTTAAGTATGTGTTGGAAGGTCATGACCGTGGTGTTAACTGGGCTTCTTTTCATCCAACACTGCCTCTTATTGTCTCTGCTGCGGATGATAGACAGGTTAAGATTTGGAGGATGAACG ACACAAAGGCATGGGAAGTAGATACTTTGAGAGGGCACATGAATAATGTTTCATGTGTAATGTTCCATGCCAAACAGGATATCATTGTGTCAAATTCTGAAGACAAAAGTATTCGCATATGGGATGCAACAAAGCGAACTGGAATTCAAACATTTCGCCGAGAGCATGATAGGTTTTGGATTCTCGCTGCACATCCTGAAATGAATTTGTTAGCGGCTGGTCATGACAGCGGTATGATTGTTTTTAAGTTGGAGAGGGAAAGGCCTGCGTTCACGGTTAGTGGGGATTCTTTATTCTACACAAAAGATCGGTTCTTGTGTTTCTATGAATTCTCAACACAAAGAGATGTGCAAGTGCTTCCATTTCGACGACCGGGTTCCTTAAGCTTGAATCAAAGTCCAAAGACTCTTTCCTATAGCCCAACTGAAAATGCATTTCTTTTGTGTTCAGATGTAGATGGTGGATCTTATGAGTTGTATTGCATATCAAAGGATGGTTATGGTAGGGGAGATGTGCAAGATGCAAAAAAAGGTCATGGGGGATCTGCAGTCTTTGTTGCTCGTAATCGATTTGCCGTGCTTGAGAAGAGCACCAATCAAGTCCTtatcaaaagtttgaagaacgaTATTGTTAAAAAGAGCGCCCTTCCAATTGCCACTGATGCTATATTCTATGCAGGAACAGGCAACTTACTTTGTAGGTCTGAGGATAGGGTTGTTGTGTTTGATCTTCAAcagaggattgttcttggtgaTCTCCAGACCCCTTTTATCAAATACGTTGTCTGGTCTAATGACATGGAACATGTTGCTTTGCTAAGCAAGCATGCCATTATAATAGCTAGCAAGAAGCTTGTGCACCAATGCACTCTCCATGAAACAATCCGTGTAAAAAGTGGAGCTTGGGATGACAATGGTGTTTTCATTTATACTACACTAAATCACATTAAATATTGTCTTCCCAATGGAGACAATGGGATTATAAAAACACTGGACGTTCCAATTTATATCACAAAGGTTTCAGGAAACATAATCTTCTGTTTGGACCGGGATGGAAAGAGCCGAGTAATAACTATTGATGCAACTGAATATATTTTTAAGCTTTCCCTCTTCAAAAAAAAATATGACCATGTTATGAACATGATAAGGAACTCTCAACTCTGTGGGCAGGCCATGATTGCTTATCTTCAACAGAAGGGCTTTCCTGAGGTGGCCCTGCattttgtgaaagatgaaaaAATTCGGTTCAACTTGGCTTTAGAAAGTGGTAACATTCAAATTGCAGTTGCATCAGCCACTGCAATTGATGAGAAAGACTACTGGTATCGATTAGGGGTTGAGGCTCTTCGCCAGGGTAATGCTGGCATAGTAGAGTATGCATATCAGAGGACAAAAAATTTCGAGAGGTTGTCTTTCCTTTATCTTGTAACGGGCAACTTGGAGAAACTTTCAAAGATGTTGAAAATTGCTGAAGTGAAGAATGATGTAATGGGCCAGTTTCACAATGCCTTATATATGGGCGATGTTCGAGAACGTGTCAAGGTCTTGGAGAATGTGGGCCATTTGCCTCTTGCTTACATCGCTGCATCAGTCCATGGGTTGCAGGATGTTGCTGAACGGCTTGCAACTGAACTTGGAGATAATGTTCCATCTTTGCCTGAGGGGAAAGTGCCGTCTCTCTTGATACCTCCTTCACCCGTCATGTGTGGAAGTGATTGGCCCCTTCTTAGGGTTATGCGAGGCATGTTTGATGGCGTGTTTGACAACACAGGTCGGGGAGTTGACGAAGAAGAAGAGTACGATGCTGCTGATGGAGACTGGGGTGAGGGGCTTGACATAGTTGATGTGGATGCCTTGCAAAATGGAGATGTTGCTGAAATTTTGGAACATGGAGAAGTGGCtgaagaaaatgatgaagaagGTGGATGGGATATGGAAGATTTAGAGCTGGGCCCCGAAGCTGACACCCCAAAGGCTTCTATTGGCACACAGTCTTCCGTTTTTATTGCCCCGACACCTGGCATGCCAGTAAGCCATATATGGGTGCAGAAATCATCACTTGCTGCTGAGCATGCAGCTGCTGGAAATTTCGATACTGCAATGAGGTTGCTGAACCGACAACTTGGGATAAGGAATTTTGCCCCCTTAAAATCCATTTTTCTTGATCTTCATACTGGCAGTCATTCCTATCTGCGTGCATTTTCATCTGCTCCAATCATATCACTTGCAGTTGAAAGAGGTTGGACCGAGTCATCTAGTACAAATGTGAGAGGCCCCCCAGCACTTCCTTTCAAATTGTCTCAGCTGGATGAAAAGCTTAGAGCTGGTTATAAGTTTTTTACTGCCGGAAAATTCACCGAGGCTCTCAAGACATTTGTTAATATTCTTCATACAATTCCTTTGATTGTGGTAGAGTCAAGGAGGGAAGTGGATGATGTGAAGGAACTGATTATCATAGTCAAAGAGTATGTTTTGGGTCTGCAGATCGAGCTGAAGAGGAGAGAAACTAAGGACAATCCAGTGAGACAGCAGGAGCTTGCTGCTTATTTCACTCACTGTAACCTTCAGGCGCCTCACTTGAGGTTAGCTTTGTTAAATGCAATGAGTGTCTGCTACAAAGCAAAGAACCTTGCCACCGCTGCTAACTTTGCTAGGAGGCTGCTTGAGACAAATCCCACCATTGAAAACCAAGCGAAGACAGCAAGGCAAGTGCTGGCAGCTGCGGAAAGAAATATGACTGATGCCACACAGTTGAACTATGACTTCCGAAACCCATTTGTTACTTGTGGGGCTACGTATGTGCCAATCTATCGAGGACAGAAGGATGTTGCTTGCCCATACTGTACTTCCCGTTTTGTGCCAAGCCAGGAGGGGCAGCTTTGTGCTGTTTGTGATATTTCAGTAATAGGTGCTGATGCTTCTGGACTGCTATGTTCACCTTCCCAGGTACGCTGA